DNA sequence from the Desulfovibrio subterraneus genome:
CTCAGATAGACGCCATTGCCCGGTGGGCCATAGACAAGGGCCTGTTCATCATCTCTGACGAAATTTATGACCAGCTCGTTTACGCGCCCGCCGAGCATGCCTCCCTGTGCAGCTGGTGGACCCGCTACCCCGAGCAGGTCTGCGTGGTGAACGGCCTTGCCAAGAGCTTTGCCATGACCGGCTGGCGCATCGGCTACGTGCTTGCGCATGCCGATCTCATCAAGGCCATGACCAAGATTCAGGGGCAGTCCACATCCAACGTCTGTACCTTCGCCCAGAAGGGCGCAGTGGCTGCACTGAACGGCGGGTTCGGCGTTGTGGACGAAATGCGCGGTGCCTTCCGCGCCCGCCGCGATCTTGCCATGCAGATCGTGGGCAGCTGGCCCGAAGTGGTCTGTCCCGTGCCGGAAGGGGCGTTCTACATCTTCCCCGACGTGCACCGCCACTACACCAAGGACATTCCCGATTCCGCCACCCTGTGTACCCGACTGCTCGAAGAGGCTGGCGTGGCGCTTGTTCCCGGTGCCGCCTTCGGTGACGACAACTGTATCCGCATTTCCTACGCCGTGGATGAAACGACCCTGACCACGGCTTTGGACAAGATTGCAAAGGTTCTGTTCAAGTAGGTGCAATGCACCGGAAAATAATGTAGGGTTCCGCCCATACTGCTACCATAACTGGAAATGCATGGCCGCCCGGTAATGATGCCGGGCGGCATATCCGATACCAAGGAGCGGACCCATGACCATCAATACGCTTGACTGGACCAGCGCCTGGAACGGCCGGGTTTCCAAAGCCGATGCGGCCCCCTTCGACATCCGTTGCGGCGACCTTGCCCTGCGCCTTGCCACTGAAATTCGGGCAAATCGTCTGCCCTTCATCAATCTTCCCTACCGTGAAGAGCTGGAAAAGGATCTGGAGGCCCAGACCCCGTGGCTCCAGTCTTTCGAGCACATGTTGCTGCTGGGCATTGGCGGCTCCGCCCTTGGTGCCCGCGCCTTGCAGAAAGCCTTTTATCCCCAGCAGGACAGACCCTGCCACAACGGCCGCAGTCTCTGGATTGCGGACAACGTGGACGCGGCCACCCTTGATGCATGGTTTGAGCTTCTTCCGCCGGAAAAAACCGTCGTGGTTGTCATTTCCAAGTCCGGTGGCACCATTGAGACGCTCTCGCAATATTTCCTCGCCCGCCTGTGGCTGCAGAAGTCGCTGGGAGATGACTGGAAACGCCATGTCATGCTTATCACCGACGAGGCCAAAGGCTATCTGCGGCAGGAGGCAAACGCCCTCGGGCTTGCATCCATGCCGGTGCCTGATTATCTGGGCGGCCGTTATTCCGTGCTTTCCGCCGTCGGGCTCGTGCCTGCCGCATTCCTCGGCATGGACTGGAAGGCCCTTATCCGCGGCGCGCTTGCCGTGGGGGCTCCGCTCCTGAACATGGGCGCGGGCGCTTCCGAGCTGCACCGGCATCCGTCATGGAAGCTTGCCGTGTGGAACAGCGCCCTGATGGCCAAGGGCTATTCACAGATCATCTTTTTCTCGTACGTGCCGCTCTGGGCCCAGTTCGGCCTGTGGTTCACCCAGCTGTGGGCCGAAAGCCTCGGCAAGGAAGGCAAGGGCTCCATGCCGCTGCCTGCCGTGGGCGTGACGGACCAGCATTCCACGCAGCAGATGTTCCTTGATGGCCCGCGTGACAAGGCCTGCCTGCTGCTTTCCTCTCCCAGCCTTTCGCGGGGCAGCCAGTTCGGCAACGATCTGCCCGAAGAATGGGCCTACCTGCGCGGTGCACACTTCGGCGATCTGCTGCAGGCTGAAGGGCTTGGCACCCAGATGGCGCTGACCAAGACCGGCACCCCGCTCATTGAACTGCGCATGGGCAGAACCGGCGAAGAAGAAGCCGGCCGCCTGATGGCGCTGCTTGAAATCACCACCGTGCTCACCGGATGGCTGCTGGATATCAATCCGCTCGACCAGCCCGCCGTGGAGCTTGGGAAACGTCTTGCCAATGCACGGCTCGGCGCACAGGGATATGCGGAGGAATCTGCAGACCTTGAGGCGTTTCTCGGGCGTGCGCCGGAGCAACAGGAGTTCTAATTGACCCCGAGACCGTTGACGGACCAGACACAATTAGGTTTTGCAAAGTTCCTTTCATGGACCTCGCTGGTCCTGATTCTGATCTCCAGTATGATCCTGTCCGTTGTGATCAGCAATTCAGCGCGAACATCCCTGCTGCGCAAGCAGCAGGAGTTCGCGACATTGCTGGCCGAAAACCTGAACCACCAGATATACCGCCGGTTCACCCTGCCCACCATCATCGGTTACGGGCGCATTGCCCTGCGTAACGAGCAGCAGTATGAGCGGCTTGATCAGGTGGTGGAAAGCACCATCCACGGGCTGCACGTCAAAAGCCTGCGTATCTATGACTACGCCAAGATAGTGGCCTACGCCTCGGACCGGAAGGACCTCGGCGAAACCAACATGGCGGGCATGGCGGTGACCAAGGCCCTGAATGAGGGGAAGCACAGCTTCGAGATCGAATCAACCATGTCGCCATGGGTGGCCATGTTCCACTTCGACCTGCCGCCCGGTTCCTTTTCCTTACGCACCACGTACCCTCTTCGCGTGGAGCAGCGGCTCGGCAGAGACGTGTTCAACGAAGATGATCAGCCGGTCATGGGCGTGCTGGAAATCACGCAGGACATCACGGCGGACTATTCCTCCGTTATCAGCCTGCAGTGGCTTATCGTGCTCACCACCATGGCTTCGTCGTTTCTGCTGTTCCTCATTCTGGTGACTTTCATCCGCCGGTCGGAAAAAGCCCTTGCCGCCCGTATGGCGGAAAAGGAACGGCTTGAGCGCGACCTGCACCAGAGCGAAAAACTGGCGAGCATGGGGCGCGTGGTGTCGTCCATTGCCCACGAAATACGCAATCCGCTCGGCATCATTTCATCCAGCGCAGAGCTGCTGCTGAAGCGGCCTAATACGGATGCGCTGACCCAGAAGATTCTTACTGCCATATATGATGAGGCAAAACGGCTGTCCAAGACCGTGCACGACTTCCTCGACTATGCCCGCCCCAAGGCCCCCTGCAAGGAGCAGGTGGATGCCTCCATGGTGCTTGATCAGGCCCTCGGCTTTCTCGAACATGAGTTTTCGCAACGGCAGGTGCGGGTAGACCGGCTGTATGAGCCGGGGCTTGTCATGGCGGGGGACAAGGACTTATTGTACCGTGCGTTCTACAACATCATATCCAACGGGCTGCAGGCCATTTGCGGTGAGGGCCACCTTTCCATTGCCGGACTGCGCAGGGAAGGCGAGATCATCATCACCTTCCAGGATTCGGGCTGCGGATTCGATACCGCCAATCTGGACAAGATGCTTGATCCTTTCTTTACCACCAAGGACGATGGAACAGGACTCGGGCTGGCTATCGTGAACAGCATTGTGACCAGTCACGGCGGCAGCCTGCAGCTTTCCAACGCCGAGGGCGGCGGGGCGATTGTGCGGTTGCGGTTTCCGGCAGTATAAGCGGGCACCGGCCCTGAACGTTTGACATAGTATCGTATCCCCATGAGCGGACACCCTGTGTGTCTGTTCCGCCTGAGGCAGGGGATGCGTTTAGCCATAAGGAATTGTTGTTTCATGAGTGAACAGACCCATTTACTTGTTCTCGACGACGAGAAAAACTACCTGCTGGTGCTGGAAGCATTGCTGACGGACGCAGGCTACAAGGTGACCGCCCTGAGCGATCCCGAAACGGGTCTTGCCTTTCTGGAAGAATCCGAGGTGGACGTCGTCGTCACCGACATGAAGATGCCCAAGCTGACCGGCGCAGATGTGCTGGCGCATGTGAAGAAGAATTATCCTCAGACTCCGGTGCTCATCATGACCGCGTTCGGCTCCATCGAAAGTGCGGTGGAAGTCATGCGTACCGGTGCCTTTGACTACATCACCAAGCCCTTTGCCAATGACGAACTGCTGCTGGCCGTGCAGAACGCTGCCGAGCTTTCCCGCGCGCACCGTAAATATCGCCTGCTGGCAGAAAACCTTGAGGAACGCTACGGGCTGAAGCAGATCATCGGCCGGAGCAGGGCTATCAAGGATACGCTCGCCATGGTGGACCGTGCTGCGCCCAGCAAATCCACGGTGCTCATCACCGGCGAGTCCGGCACCGGCAAGGAACTGGTGGCGCGCGCCATCCATTTTTCCTCACCCCGCAAGGACGGTCCCTTCATCAGCGTGAACTGCATGGCGCTGAACCCCGGCGTGCTGGAAAGCGAGCTCTTCGGCCATGAAAAAGGCTCCTTCACCGGAGCCGTGGCTCTGAAGCGCGGTCGGTTCGAGCTGGCGCACGGCGGCACCCTGTTCCTCGACGAGATCGGCGAGCTTTCGCACGACATGCAGGTGAAACTGCTGCGCGTGCTGCAGGAGCGCAAGATAGAACGTGTGGGCAGCGGGCAGGAGATTGATATTGATATCCGCATCGTTACTGCCACCAACAAGGACCTGCAGGAAGAAGTGCAGAAGGGGACCTTCCGCGAAGACCTCTATTACCGGCTCAACGTGGTGCATATTGAGCTGGCCCCGTTGCGGGAGCGTCGTGAAGACATTCCGTTACTGGCCAGTCATTTTGCGGAGAAGGTGGCACGTGAGCAGGGGGTGCAGCGCCGCGCCTTCAGTACCGAGGCCATGGATTATCTCACCGGATACGAGTGGCCGGGGAATATCCGTCAGCTGGAAAACGTGGTGGAGCGCTGTCTGGTGCTTGCCTCGCACGATATGATTGTGGTGGAGGACCTGCCGCAGGAAATCCGCGACGAGGAAACCCAGCTCAAGAGCGCCGTGGACCTGCTCCCCGCCAAGCTCGACCTTGGGGATACGCTGGAGAAGATCGAGGCTGCGCTTATCCGCCGCGCGCTTGTGCGTACCGACTTTGTGCAGGTGAAAGCCGCAGAGATGCTGAACATTTCCAAAAGCCTT
Encoded proteins:
- a CDS encoding glucose-6-phosphate isomerase, giving the protein MTINTLDWTSAWNGRVSKADAAPFDIRCGDLALRLATEIRANRLPFINLPYREELEKDLEAQTPWLQSFEHMLLLGIGGSALGARALQKAFYPQQDRPCHNGRSLWIADNVDAATLDAWFELLPPEKTVVVVISKSGGTIETLSQYFLARLWLQKSLGDDWKRHVMLITDEAKGYLRQEANALGLASMPVPDYLGGRYSVLSAVGLVPAAFLGMDWKALIRGALAVGAPLLNMGAGASELHRHPSWKLAVWNSALMAKGYSQIIFFSYVPLWAQFGLWFTQLWAESLGKEGKGSMPLPAVGVTDQHSTQQMFLDGPRDKACLLLSSPSLSRGSQFGNDLPEEWAYLRGAHFGDLLQAEGLGTQMALTKTGTPLIELRMGRTGEEEAGRLMALLEITTVLTGWLLDINPLDQPAVELGKRLANARLGAQGYAEESADLEAFLGRAPEQQEF
- a CDS encoding sensor histidine kinase; translation: MILSVVISNSARTSLLRKQQEFATLLAENLNHQIYRRFTLPTIIGYGRIALRNEQQYERLDQVVESTIHGLHVKSLRIYDYAKIVAYASDRKDLGETNMAGMAVTKALNEGKHSFEIESTMSPWVAMFHFDLPPGSFSLRTTYPLRVEQRLGRDVFNEDDQPVMGVLEITQDITADYSSVISLQWLIVLTTMASSFLLFLILVTFIRRSEKALAARMAEKERLERDLHQSEKLASMGRVVSSIAHEIRNPLGIISSSAELLLKRPNTDALTQKILTAIYDEAKRLSKTVHDFLDYARPKAPCKEQVDASMVLDQALGFLEHEFSQRQVRVDRLYEPGLVMAGDKDLLYRAFYNIISNGLQAICGEGHLSIAGLRREGEIIITFQDSGCGFDTANLDKMLDPFFTTKDDGTGLGLAIVNSIVTSHGGSLQLSNAEGGGAIVRLRFPAV
- a CDS encoding sigma-54-dependent transcriptional regulator; this encodes MSEQTHLLVLDDEKNYLLVLEALLTDAGYKVTALSDPETGLAFLEESEVDVVVTDMKMPKLTGADVLAHVKKNYPQTPVLIMTAFGSIESAVEVMRTGAFDYITKPFANDELLLAVQNAAELSRAHRKYRLLAENLEERYGLKQIIGRSRAIKDTLAMVDRAAPSKSTVLITGESGTGKELVARAIHFSSPRKDGPFISVNCMALNPGVLESELFGHEKGSFTGAVALKRGRFELAHGGTLFLDEIGELSHDMQVKLLRVLQERKIERVGSGQEIDIDIRIVTATNKDLQEEVQKGTFREDLYYRLNVVHIELAPLRERREDIPLLASHFAEKVAREQGVQRRAFSTEAMDYLTGYEWPGNIRQLENVVERCLVLASHDMIVVEDLPQEIRDEETQLKSAVDLLPAKLDLGDTLEKIEAALIRRALVRTDFVQVKAAEMLNISKSLLQYKLKKYQITGH
- a CDS encoding pyridoxal phosphate-dependent aminotransferase, which codes for MNISDRLKQLKPSATLAVNAKALELKAQGKEIVSLAVGEPDFPTPEHVREACKKAIDEGFTRYAAVPGLPDLREAVAAYFNTFYGALAAPEHTMVTNGGKQALYNLFQALLNPGDEVLIPGPYWVSYPPMVQLAEGVPVVVPASADAAFKVTVEQLEAACTDKTRVLLLNSPSNPTGAAYDKAQIDAIARWAIDKGLFIISDEIYDQLVYAPAEHASLCSWWTRYPEQVCVVNGLAKSFAMTGWRIGYVLAHADLIKAMTKIQGQSTSNVCTFAQKGAVAALNGGFGVVDEMRGAFRARRDLAMQIVGSWPEVVCPVPEGAFYIFPDVHRHYTKDIPDSATLCTRLLEEAGVALVPGAAFGDDNCIRISYAVDETTLTTALDKIAKVLFK